The Pseudochaenichthys georgianus chromosome 23, fPseGeo1.2, whole genome shotgun sequence sequence gcatatgctcgaaccggagctgcaatcatgttcatgtatccgtgctgagtgtgctgacttttcgtacaatgtcccactgtctggcttcctgcataaagtcaagtgctcggcgcagttgtggcgaaatgtcgctcctctgttttcatttaaacagctccttatatccgttagcgcagctagctagcacccgatgctaacaacaacaatgcacgtaaggtctctctctcgctcgctcgggccacacatacacacaccctcccggtcctccagatggccagtcggtgcctgccggtgagcgtggaagtgtggtctgccacaagcgggcggctggagcggggctgtcagcatcagcttgtagatggtattttaaagtcgatgcgctctgaaactacggggcggccaaggaaaaaaaattatataataataatttttttttattatcggttatcggtatcggtcttgagaagcaggaagttatcggtttcaaaaaaccaatatcgtgcatccctaattttaactaatgataatgtagaaaaactaacattttaaattcgggacggtccacattaatttcgggacggcttagattgtatttcgggacggttccgggaggatggtgaaaaaagttagtcgagagccctgccTGCATGTTTGTGTTTAGCTCAGCCTCTGAAATCAGTCATGATAGTGAATGCAGTCTGGAGAAGCAATAAATCCCCCAGTGCATGCTGTATTGATTGAGCAGGTACAGCATTCAGCACTGTCATTCTGGGTGACGTAGTTGTATGCTAAGAAGAACTACAAACTGCTTAAGCTTGGATTTCTGGCCTAAACGCCTGGGTGCCTCTAAATcaagggtgtccaaactacagcCAAATGCGgcccattttgaatcggccctcaacaaattcaaaaagtataataagatggacttttattaatccctcgtggggaaattgtttctctgcatttgacccatcctagtgttaggagcagtgtgctgccattttgaacggcgcccggggagcagtgtggggaacggtgccttgctcagggacacctcggtagcacttggtcttgccgggacttgaatttggacttccagttgccaagccaagtccctatcgacttcgccaccaccgccccataatgaaatatggcccacaaattaAACATCTGCTATTGTAGTTCTTAAATATATAacacagtattcatgtgttaagccacatttttcaataaattcagTCAAAAAAAAAGGTCTAACCaatcttagttgataagaaaaaagcccaataagaCATTTACATAACAACCTTGAAATATACCCTTAATATTTCCTCTTACTTCAAGTAATCTGAGCCTCCTGTTAtaaggaatgagctgccaatatttttcatcaatattaACCATAATTTGCatactgtggctgcgagggagtgcggtcgtctttcaaccagaaggttgtgggttcgatcacagcccgtgcagccaacatgtcgatgtatccttgggcaagatacttaaccctgagttgctcccgatggcatggccaacggtgtgtgaatgttaggtccaagagcaagtggtactgctctgtatgaatgggtgaatgacatgtagtatgtaaagcgctttgaggggtcgtaaagactggataaagcgctatataagtacagtccatttacatttgattgatttttctAACTTCTtacttatgaggcaatataactctagtgagcggcccagcccgtcgtatatttttctgtatgtggccctcggtgaaaatAGTTTGGACAACCCTGCTCTAAATGATGCTAGGAAGATATTTGTTCTGTACTTTTCACAAAAGTGGTATCCCGAAATGCAAAGGATGTGATGGACCAGGATACATTTTAAAGCATTTGTGCTGACTCGGATATTCAGCCATATGTGTCCAAGCAAATGTCCACGGCCAAAGAAATACAGAGGAGAGAGGCTGAGGCTGAAGAGGAAACAGCAGGCAGGGACCCTGGGCGTCTGAAGCTCGCTCCCAATGCATCCTGGTACATGCGGTGCTTGAATTGGAATAAAAAAGGTGCCAGTACTCTAAATCAGCAACTGTTTCAAGTaaatttatttatacagcccaaaaACAAGAATTTGGCTCAAAGTCATAGTATATCCTATCATGCTGGTGGGTTTGTCTCTTTACTGTATTAGAAAGGCTCATTTTACTTAAACAAAATGACTCCGGGTGCAACTGAGATTAGAGGGGGTataggggtaaagtgctatttttatgtaGGAAGTGGATCTAAAgcaagatttttttttacatattgaagttaaaagcatcgatctggtgcattttgagagccaaatgaagagatctatggatacatctctcaacatccatatgacacagaactgtaaacagattttctatttctttatggatattttaccaatcactccccttttaaactctattcttgttttactgtcatatagtatttcatttttagtgagttactcagatgagtaccaggagacagCGTTTGGTACTCTGGTAcaattgtggtgaaggcatcttaGTTAGATGTatttgaaccgaaatgtctacatgcatagcagaagatggcatattTTTTACAGGaaattccagccaatctctgttttgaaaccatgagctgcaaaatgagcgccttaccccactgtacaggcgagttgggaacttgtttaaatatacctgggcaggctctgttttgccgaggtcctctggcacttgcgggccgccgaggggtggcagTGTTTGGGGCGACGAAGACGGCTGCTCCaggggcgaggcgggcaaagcggCGGTGGCACCTCATGACGGGACTTCTGATTTTTACCCATCTGGTACCGTTACTTCTTACTGAGTACCGGCACGGCGGTACTCAGTAAGAAAGTAAGAAGTAACGGTACCAGATGGGTAAAAATCAGAAGTCCCGGTACTGAGTACCggcccaattcaagcactgggTACATGTAGGACCCGTCGACAGGGTAGGAGTGAGATTCCGCTTTCTCTGTCAATATAGCACAGACCGAAGAATGTACTGCTTGCACTGACTGGACATCCACAAGGAAAAGCGTGGACTTTTCTCTCCAGAAATAAAGCCACATTGCCATCTCCTTTGGAAATGACACTTGTGGTTGAAATGGTGATTACTTAATTAATCATCTTTTGAGAAAATCTGCTCAAAACCCATTTGCTTTTTTTTATTAGTAATTTGCAGACTCAGTTAAAGTATAATTGAAAAGGATCCCCTAATTTGAAGTTATAACAATTTAAGGAAATCTGACCATGAGTtggcaaaataaatatattttgttcaCTTTTTATTGGAAAAATTATGGGATGGGTAGTTTCTAAAATGTATTTTGCTCAATGTTTGAGAATATTATAAATCAAACTACtcataacaaaaaaaaatccaTATGTAGGGTTGATATTCATTGAGTGAACttgaaacatttgaaatgatttATAGTCTGACTCACTTACTCTTATTAAGTGGCCTAAAACCACAGAGCTACTAACCAGATTTGTGATCAACTCTGATTACTACTTCCAGTTTTGTTGTCAACCTGAATGTATTTACCTCCAGAGTCTTGGTGAACAAACATATATCCAACTGACTTCTAGCCTTACCTTGAGACTTTAACTGATAATGATATCTGATCTGGAACCATTCTTTGCTTCATCAATTTCATTATGTAGATCTTCAAATGTGAAACTTGTTCAACAGACTCATACCCACGGTTTCATTTCAAAACACAGGCGATTAGTCACTAGCCTTGTGCTAAAACTGTCACTATAATGTTTCCATCCACAGAATAACTAGTACACCTGAAATTCTCAATCAAAAGCCCAACGCCACATAACATTATTCTGTAAATGCACATTACGTTATATGATAGATGAGGCTAGCGGGCAGATAGTTATTGAAGCTTGTTGCCGTTCGGCGCCAGCACGGCCTGGCTGCAGGAGACACAAAATTAGCCCAACTTGATCAACCAGTGCCAACACGACGATGACAACATGATTGTTGTTGGTTAGCTAGACAGCTATAGCTAGCTAAAAACACAGCCACGCAAGAGCTagcgtgttgttgttgttagcactGCAGCAAATACTTTATAATATTAGTCACAGCTATTGCACTGAAGGTCAcaagttagctagctagctctcAATGTAGCTCAGAGCTATCTAGCTGGTTTGAACAACAGCACCTTCTTGCGTCGCTTTTAGCTTGCTAGCAGTTAGCTCCAGTTAGCTAGCGGTAAGTCTCGTTACTTACCTTTAAGTGTTGCTGAAGCTGACGTGCACCTGGTAAACTGGTTTTCCAAGCACCTGCAATGAAATGCTGACGAATAGCACGATTCGGTGATTGTTGTGGCTAAAAACGGAGCGTAGAATTCAGAAAGTCTCAGCCACATGTCTCGCGGTCTGTGTGGCTGAGAGTTGGAGCCGCTGGCGCCCCCCAGCGGAGCCGCCGAGCATTACACCGAAGAGTGGATTTGATTTATTACAGGGCAAATGCTGCGACCATAGACTGGCAGCAACAGATGGAACAGCTGCCTACTACATGGACATAATGGAGCAGTGAACgttatttaaattaaaacactaTATTTTGCAGTACCTTTTTAGAGGTACTACATGTATTTTTGCATAATGGTCCAACTAGTTAAATTAACGTTTtgccttttattttttattaaattgTGTTCCATTTTATCACATGGCATTCCAAATACATCAAAAGGTTTGTTTAGCTCTTTCCTTTAACGCAAAGACATATACATTGGTGAAGGAAATAAATGCATTAAAAGGCCTTTTTCATGGGGGACAGCATAGATATGTCACAAAAGAAAAGCCCTTGTGTACAAAATTATAAATACACTATAGCCAAATTCCATTTAGCGCTTTAGGTGCTGGTGTCACTTAATGGAACTTTTGAACAAAAAAGGGCCATAACTAATGTTATTTACTATCCTCCAATTCAACGTAGTGCCCCGAATGCCTGCATCATACATTCATCTTTTCGAATGATTTAATTCAGTCATTGAACAAATTATTTATATAAGAGCCAAGATCCCCTCCAATGCATCTTCCATATgcttaaatattttatattccaGGTGATCCCTCCAAGGGGCAGTATTACCCCCTCCTTATTGCACTATGTATCTCTTACAGTGAAAAGAATACCTTAATCCCATCACTATCAGCGTTTACTTCAAGTTTATATTCTACATTCTCAAGTTTTTCTATCCGCTTCTTCAACGGTCCCTCTCTACGCACATAACTATTACTGTGTACAGTCTGAAACCATTCCCCACACAGAGCAAACTCCGCAATGCAAAACTATCCATGATAAACTCATTACCAACCTGAAATCTTGTTGGCCTTCCATCATTCAGCAACAGAATATTTTCCCATGAAATCTTCTAAAAAGGCTGAAATCCTTTCTCTCCTCATAAAATGGATTAAGAGCCATGTCCCCTGGTTAGAGAAAGTGGGACAAATTGCAAGACACAAAAACAAGCATAAAACCAGAGCAAAATGTTCAGTGTTTTATTTAAAAACTATAAACAGTCACCAAAGTAAATAAAGCCAATCTCTAACAGACTGTTAGGTCTATGTATAGTCACACATCCTACCGACACCGCAGAAATGAGGATGGTGGGGTCGCCCCGGTCAGATGCTAATACGACAGGCAGTCAGAAATGTTACACAACACACGGTAGAGAGGACAGTCTGAGGACGTGAGCCGGAATGTGGCATGGTATTAAGAATGAAAAAATAGTACAATAAAACTCCACACTATATTAAGATAGAAAAAAGTAGTGAAGAAAATATCATACCTGCACGTAAAGCAAAGAACACAGGAGAAAACCTGTATAAAAACTCCAtgtatttaaaccaatttacaaATACAAAACAATTTTGGTACGCACACTGTGCCCGTACAATGACAAAATGCTTACAGTGGATAAATGttacgtgtgtgtgcgtgttgagggggggggggggggggcttgtgAGGGAAGAGGAAGGGAAGAGAATACCTTcaatattttttttcttctacaaAATGACATGAGATATATTATTCCATACTCTTTCAGCCAGCAAAATGAGTTCTACAAGGTATTATTATACAAAAAATGTCACAGTTCCacaaaaaactgtttttatcCCCTCCTTAAGCTTTACAGCATCAGTACCTTTGCAGAATTATTTACAGGTTTTTAAGTACATTCATCCAATGCTGAGTATAGAATCACATTAGATACAAGTGACCAGGGATCATaaaaaaaagcaaaacaaacaaaaaacatactACTTTATTCAATTCTACCAAAGTAATGCTTCTATTACTCCACAGAGCAAGTTCTCCAGTGGCTGCATCGGCATCAAAGAGGATCTTCTTTATATATATTCACAACATATTTACAAGATTCTTTTTCATTAATTGTAATGGTATTCATTTCAATAATAAATAAGTGAAAATATATTGACTCAAGTAAGAAAACCAAGCTACCAAGTTcctaaagattttttttttctaaatctgCGCCGGTTGCCAGCTTAGTCCTCCTCCAACCAATCGGTGAGAGTCCtacattagccccgcccccttcgcTCCAATCCATCCTCTTCAGTCGACCGCCACTCATTCCAACGCACACATCAGTTCACGAGACCAAGAGGAAAATAAAATTAACAAAAAACGTAAGGAAAATGTGCTCGTATTTTAGAGTTTCGTCGGTAGAGTCCCTCAGGGAAGCAGTCTTAAAGAGCCCCCCCTGGTGGGCAGCTGGTGGAAGACCCCGTGGCAGTTtatatttgtgagtgtgtgtggatgCGGCAGGAAGGAGGTTAGGGATGAGAGGGGGTTGGCAAGAGGGTTGTTGTTGTTCCGGGTTCCTGCCCTCCGCTCCCCCTGCAGACCCGCTACGACTGGTGGTTTCCTCCTCTGGGCTCCGGAGGAGGAGAGGTTTGTGGGGGGGTTGTTGAGCTTGTCCTTTTGGCGTTAAGCCTGGAGAGCGCGCGTCAGTTCATAAAGGCATTTGGCGAGCGTGGTGGAAACCTCCATGTTACTTAGCGCGAGCACGGAGAGGTGCGTCTCATGCCTCTTTACCAACCTGAGAGACAAGGAGAGGAAACACAAAGTTAAGATTGTTTTGCTACAttccaacaaaaaaaaactctACAAGAAGTGATAAAAAAAAACTGCTCTATCAATACAATGCAATCCAGAACAACACTAACACATGGATAAATCACCTCCGACACAATTTGTTGAAAAAAGGTGCAATGTGCGccttctccttttttttttaaatggctcCAGACACTCTCCTCTCCAGACATTACTTGAATGCTATTGCTTTCGCTTCCTTAGTTGCTAGGCGACTTATTCTTATGAATTGGAAGCGGTCATGTCCTGTGGCTTACAGAACTTACAAGGTTTCTACACATGGAAAATAAAGTGTACTTTGTGGTTCCACAAGTCATTTTTACAAGAAATGTCTAACATTTGAAAGCACTAAAACTGCCATATCTGAATCTTCATCAAACCAAACCAGGATATACATTTGCTATAGACAACTGTACGAAAGGAACAAACGGCAGTCTCACTCCGCGCTACACTTACATGCGACCGCCATCAGAGTGCTTGGCGATGTTCTTTAACGTTAAGGCAGCAGTTAGTCGGATGTGTTTGGTCACTGGTCCCTCTTTCTCATCCTAGGAGAggaaacaaacagaaaatattCAAGAATTAGGATGATCAGGAAAGGTAATAACGTCCACCATGGCCAACTAGGAGCTTTCATACAAGAGTGACTTTGAAGAATAGGTCAGCTTGTTTTACTCACAgtgaagtccctgaagaccaGGTTTCGAGAGCCTCTACGAAGAGCCATGAGAGCTGCGCTTGGATGATTCACGATGGCCTTCGGTGGTCGCGGTGTCGGAGTACTGCCTGCCGCTGGCGGAGTCCTTCACAATGCATCAAGCACAGACAACAGTCAAACACGGAAATTGTAATGCAGCATTTCTGATTCGTTCCGTGCCAATTCCCTTCAGCAAACCAGTCCCCATGCTTATGAAAATgaccaaaacaagaatacagtgtTTCGTTAGGCATCAATGTCGTGTGGAGATTAATAATGAAATGTGTACGCACTGGGAAGTAGTCTGATTGGGACTTTGTGCCTGCTGCTCCTCTAGTTTGAGTCCAGCCAGTAAAGCCTCTCGAGAACAATGCTTATCCTGGAAAAAGAAAGAGTAGGAAACATCTTGTTTTAGGATTTTATGACATGGTAATGGTACAATAAAGAGTGCAATAGCAAAAACGCTGAGCAAACATCCGCGGCTACAATCCGGGGAAAGCGGATGGAGTGTTACCTGTAGATGTGTGATCAGGGACAGTCTCTGCCGGGGAAAGGGTTCACACCCCTCCCACTGACAATGGCCTCCATATACGCCTTTCCCACCATGCTGCGTCGCCGCGTGGTAAAACACCTGAGACGGCGTTTCAAACCACCTGGAGAAGAAAGCAGAAGTTATCAGCACAAAGCTCCATTTACACGAGGAGAAATCTGATTGGATGTCTGAGACGCGCACCGTTTACAGGACTGCCACAGACACTTGAAGTTGTGCCCAGCTTTCCTGGGCTGCTCCGGGGGGGCTGCGGGGCTCTGCTGTGCTGGGCTGTGGTTTCCTCCTGGCTGCGATACAGGCGGCGTTACTGCAGGCTGAGAAAATAGCAAATAAATGTATGAGATATTTGATATATTATAAACCCATGACATAAAAATAGGACTTTTACAATCCATGATGTGTTGGCTGAGATGTAACCGAGGCCAGACTCTGGGCAGAAGTTGTTCTCTCAGCTGATTTGCTTTAGGAGGTGGGTATCGGTGAAAGTCAAATGGTCTTAACTGACATCACCTTCTTAACctccattacatgttacttgtcgGGGGACACAACGGCATGCAGTGGGGATCGAACCTGTGACCTCCTGATCCGAAGATCAGCGCACTAACGCACTGCGCCACAGACTCCACACAATACTCATGTGAGCAAAGTGTGTTGGTGGGTGTCGAGTAGGATATTTTGCATTTAGGATCACAGTTATTATTGATTATATTTTATAGAGAAAACCGTTAGAACCGCATGAAAGATCCCAATAACACTTGGCTTTTCTCCAGGATTTTCAGTTGATCAGTAAAGCATACCAAACTAATACTGATTATGTATTGTAATAAAAAGGGTCTTCAGAAACCTGTAGGGGATTTTATAATAGCCAATGATCTGAATAAAACTGTATTCTAACCAACTGTCTGAAACTATATTGATGTATGAGCCTGGCATATGACTGAGCAAGGGCCGCCAAATCTGAATGCGTTGTTGATTACCATGTTTCCGTAAATAACTGACTAGGTTGCCATAGTCATTTCACAGTTTGTGCGATGGCAGACACCGCAGAATCACGTGTATAAAAGGATGGGAAAAAGTGATTTTTATTATAccctcctttaaaaaaaaaaaagcacatgtTTTACAGTCTCCAGGCCTGGACTGTGAAAGCAACATATAATATGTTCTGCTGAGTGTAAATGCATCTCTTTACGCAAAAAGCAGTTGGTAAACTGGACGGGCAAACATTGGTTTATCATGCTCACTCATTCGTCTGACACTCTCGGTGACATTAGGAGTGTGGTATCTGTGAGACTCACCGTGAGGCCGGCCGTCAGCGTGGGCGAGCAGTTCCTCTGCTGAGCGGCGTTCTCTTTTGCTACTTTGGCTACTGTGCTTGGGTCTGTTCCTGCTGGCACCGCCACCATGGTGGAGCTGCTGCCGGCGTTGTTGGGGTCACTGATGGTGATGATCCGCACCCCCACCTTGTTGGGGATCCCAGAGGACACCGCCGCCGCACTGCGGTCCTCGCTCTCCGCCGGCCTCTTGAGACCCCGAGCCTCTGAGGGCATGCCGTTTGCGGGACCCTGGGAGGTAACAGTGGCGGTTGGGGGGAGGGTGGAGCTGGGGAGCAGTTGCTGCCTAAGCACAGGCACGTTGTGGCCTGGCCCCATAGGTCCGTTGGTTAATTCCGAGGGGGGTCTGTTGCCTACTGCCTGGGGTCCGTTAGCGAGGCGCTCGGCCTGCTGGGCTTTGGCAATGTCCTGCTGGGGGTGCGGAGGACAAGGAGGAGGGGGGTCTGATCCGTGACTCTTCTCAGTGGGGCCCACCTGCCCGTTCCCAAAGTACTGTTTGGAAGCAATGTGATTTGGAATGTTTTTGCTTAAGTTACCACCACCGTCTACCCGATCAAAGTCACACACCCCGTTGACGAGGGTCTTTTTGGGGTCGGGGTTTCCCTCCAGAGGGTTGGTGCTGTGGGAGAGAGCCTGCTTACCATTAGCAGGGTGTGCCTCCGTTGTCGGGCCATTGAGCGCCTCCTGGCTGTTCCCTGAGTGGTATGGAGGTAGATTAGACTCCATGCACTTCCTACCATTTAGCAGCTTGGCGCCTCCCGCCACGTCGCCGTTACTGGTTTTGCCTTCTCCCAACGAGGAGTTCTCCATCACCTCTATCTTTCTCTCGTGGATGTGCAGCCCTGTGGCGTCCTTGGCCTCCTCCTCCTTTTGACAAATGATCTTGTCTCCTCTGAGGGGAGCTGGCAGTGGCTGAGCTGCTGGGGCATGGGGGGGCACTGAGGCAGTAGAggatggaggagggggaacaccaGGCGCCACGGCACCCTGActgacagcagcagcagtggaGGAGGGGAAGCCAGTGTTGGGGACCACGGTGAATGTAACTTGTCCCGCTGCCGGGGGGCCCTGGATGACGGTCGCGGCCCCTGAGCTGCTGGTGGAGAGGAGATGGCCTGGCAACAGCTGGACCGTCTGGGGGGCGGGGGCTCCTGCAGAGGGAAGCTGACCAGGAACCAGCTGGACATTGAGCTGCTGAGGAGAGGGATTCTGGCTACTGTAGCTCGGCTGGTACATGACCTGTGGACTGGGGGCTAACGTGCTGTTGGGAAGGGGTACCTGGGGAGCGGGTAGGATGAGCTTTCCTCCCGGGGTGGAGGGCCCTCGCTTTGGAAGCAGTAGCTGTTTGATCAAGCTAGACTCGGTGGAGGTAGGCTGAGGGGGAGGAGGTTGGGGGATCATTTGGAGCTGCCGCTTCATTGACAGCGACTGGCTGACAGTTTGATTTGTAGTGGGGGGCGGGCAGGGGCTTGAAACTCCAGTCTGCCCTGCTATCTGGATAGTCTGGGCGCCGGGAACAGCGGAGGGGTTTGTGAGAACTATCTGGTGTATGGCGGGCTTGAATGCTTGGCTCTGCTGGGGGTTGACTAAGACCAcactctgctgctgctggctgggACTGGCTGCTGGTCCAGCCGCCCCTGGTGCTGGTTTGGGGGCGATATTTTGAAATGTGCCTCGTGACCCCTGGGAATTGGGCGTCTGACTGTGTCCCAACTGGATGGAAGAAGAGGGTGCCTCCACCTGCGGGGGGCACACCCCTTGCACCCTGGCGGTGAGGATGTGGCCCTGCGGTACTTGCTGAAAGAGCGTGACAGGCGTCCCTGTGGGCAGCATGGGTGAGTGTAGCTGAGCCGTGGGGGGAGCCCCAGGGTTCTGTGGGCTGTGGTTCTGTGTGCCTGGTGTCGACGTTGGAATCTGGATCACTGGACCAGGACGGACCTGTTGGGCTGCTGCCAGAGGATTGATGGGTACCGGCGGAGACGCGGGGTGGCAGGAAACAGTCGGGTGGTTAGCATGAGGAGCTTCCTGTGCGGCAGCAGCAGCGGTGCTGATGCTGGGGTTGAGGACCCTCACAAACTGGGGTCCAAGACCGGGAGGCCCGAGAGGTAAGCCTGGTGACACATCAACACAGAACGGGTCAGAGCCAAGATCCTACTTAGGTTAATATAACTCGTTTTCAGTTTACAAAGACTCTCTTTAATCTTCTTGTAAATGTGTTTAATGTTCTATCGTTGGTAACTCCACCTGGACCTTATAATCCCATGTTTGTGTCCAAATTACAATTTCTTGAAATTGGTCCAGTATTTAAAAGAGCCTGCTGCTGATGGCAGCTGCGATGTAATCCTTCAATGTGTGTCCGATACAATTATTGTTTTTGCCACCATAATGGGAAGGGGAAACATTTCTCAAGAGGCTTGAGCCTCATCCACACTGTGGAAATCAGCTTAAAGATgacatattatgctcatttcaggtctcatatttgtattttgtgcttcTACTGAGATgagtttccatgctttaatgttcaaaaggtgctttatttttctcatactgcctgtagcACCTCTTTCCCCCCTCTGTtaaagcagactgggctctgagggagagaaactgttttttggaacttgggattttagcctttgcagaccatttagatGCAAAGAAAACCTATATTAACAGACTGCAAGAAAGGGAAACCCCAATAATGCatttaacattcattcattcataaaaatgaaaaatctattagaaaacAATATGCAATGCTTTTTATACTACAAGAAATTCTAAAAAACAGCAGCACAACTCTTCCCAGCTGCCAGCGCTCTCACTCCATACTGGACTGATTTCAAAAACTGTTGTGCCCATTACTCACTTCGACATAACAGCATGGGAAAACAGGGTCCACGCTGAAAAATACTTCCAAAGACCTTTAA is a genomic window containing:
- the arid2 gene encoding AT-rich interactive domain-containing protein 2, encoding MANSTGKNLLDQRRKGQAFLDELRQFHQSRGSPFRKIPIVGGKELDLNALYIRVVSLGGFAKVSDKNQWIELGDEFHLPRSCSNAAFALKQYYLRYLEKYEKVHHFGEDDEETQPGNPKNLLPIGAIPSSYNYQQHSVSDYLRQSYGLSLDLVPPCDYNKLVLSLLSGLPNEVDFAVNVCTLLSNESKHSMQLDKEPKLVTLLLAHAGVFDDSLGSFSGVFGADWKEKTSRDFVRFWKDVVEDDEVRELIWDKNSRAQEGTSCEGRWQSLFHPPRNSGISDMEAQRVLQIAVILRNLSFDEANVKLLAANRTCLRFLLLCAHCNLISLRQLGLDTLGNVAAELQLDPVDFRTTHLIFHTVTKCLMSRDRFLKMRAMEILGNLSKAEDNSVLICEYVDQDSYREVIMLLTLPDLMLLMASLEVLYLLAQLGEIPCSKIASVDHSIDLLVRLVSVDLHTFGPDALTAVRLIEHQANAEPATEVRPQLVEQVPAAVQGAAAPGTRVPVQSAQPPPGIVELDGEKFILQWLNAHFETNSDGAVSRSEMYSEYLSTCSKMGRSNILNSTGFLKCLRTVFPNHTMRRQEESKSNGQVHILLVGLRRRAIPLPIQLYYQQPQQQQSPAAAATPPAARRMAPGDPQVTPTGLPLGPPGLGPQFVRVLNPSISTAAAAAQEAPHANHPTVSCHPASPPVPINPLAAAQQVRPGPVIQIPTSTPGTQNHSPQNPGAPPTAQLHSPMLPTGTPVTLFQQVPQGHILTARVQGVCPPQVEAPSSSIQLGHSQTPNSQGSRGTFQNIAPKPAPGAAGPAASPSQQQQSVVLVNPQQSQAFKPAIHQIVLTNPSAVPGAQTIQIAGQTGVSSPCPPPTTNQTVSQSLSMKRQLQMIPQPPPPQPTSTESSLIKQLLLPKRGPSTPGGKLILPAPQVPLPNSTLAPSPQVMYQPSYSSQNPSPQQLNVQLVPGQLPSAGAPAPQTVQLLPGHLLSTSSSGAATVIQGPPAAGQVTFTVVPNTGFPSSTAAAVSQGAVAPGVPPPPSSTASVPPHAPAAQPLPAPLRGDKIICQKEEEAKDATGLHIHERKIEVMENSSLGEGKTSNGDVAGGAKLLNGRKCMESNLPPYHSGNSQEALNGPTTEAHPANGKQALSHSTNPLEGNPDPKKTLVNGVCDFDRVDGGGNLSKNIPNHIASKQYFGNGQVGPTEKSHGSDPPPPCPPHPQQDIAKAQQAERLANGPQAVGNRPPSELTNGPMGPGHNVPVLRQQLLPSSTLPPTATVTSQGPANGMPSEARGLKRPAESEDRSAAAVSSGIPNKVGVRIITISDPNNAGSSSTMVAVPAGTDPSTVAKVAKENAAQQRNCSPTLTAGLTPAVTPPVSQPGGNHSPAQQSPAAPPEQPRKAGHNFKCLWQSCKRWFETPSQVFYHAATQHGGKGVYGGHCQWEGCEPFPRQRLSLITHLQDKHCSREALLAGLKLEEQQAQSPNQTTSQTPPAAGSTPTPRPPKAIVNHPSAALMALRRGSRNLVFRDFTDEKEGPVTKHIRLTAALTLKNIAKHSDGGRMLVKRHETHLSVLALSNMEVSTTLAKCLYELTRALQA